The DNA sequence GAGATCCTGCTCACCACCTTGGACGAGGTGCCCGGCCACCGGGTGGTCCAGGTGCTGGGGGTGGTCAAGGGCAGCGCGGTGCGGGCCAAGCACCTGGGTAAGGACCTCCTGGCGGGCCTCCGAACCCTGGTGGGAGGGGAGATCCCCGAGTACGCGGAGATGCTGAGGGAAGCCCGGGAGGAGGCGGAAAGGCGGCTGCTGGAGGAGGCCCGGCGGCTTGGGGCCCACGCCGTGCTGGGGGTGCGCTACGCCACCGCGGGGGTCATGGCGGGGGCGGCGGAGATCCTGGCCTACGGCACCGCCGTGCGCCTAGAAGCCCTGAGGGAGCGCCCCTAGTGCGGCTTGCCGCCTTTTTCCTCGCCCTCCCTTTCTTCCTGCAGCTCCTGGGCTTCGGGGAAACCCCCCTGGGCGGGGGGCTTTGCGGGGACATGTTCGCCGGGAGGGACCTGCCCCTGGACCAGCAGCCCGCGGGCTTCTGGTACGGGGTCCTCTTCATGTTCCTCCTGGCGGCCCAGCTGGGCTACGGGCTCTCCCTTCTTCTCCTCCCCCTCTTGGAGGTGCGCCTGGGCCCGGGGTGGCTCCGGGTGGGGCGGGGCCTGGTGGGCACCCTCCTTCTCCTCTTCCTCCTCACCCGCACCACCGGCCTGCCCACCCCGGGGCCCGTGGGCTGGCGGCTGGAGCCCGCCCCCCTGGACCCCCTAAGCCTCCTCCTGGTGGGCCTCTCCCTCCTCGGCGGCCTCCTCCTGCGGGAGAATAGGGGGCATGGAACGGCTGCTTGAGGTGATGCGCCGCCTGCGGGGCCCTGGAGGGTGCCCTTGGGACCGGGCCCAGACCCACGAGAGCCTGGTGCCCTACCTCCTGGAGGAAGCCTCCGAGGCCGCGGACGCCCTCCTCCGGGGAAACCCGGCGGAGATGGCCGAGGAGCTGGGGGACGTGCTCCTGCAGGTGGCCTTCCACAGCGTCATCGCCGAGGAGGAGGGGCGTTTCACCTACGGGGACGTGGAGCGCCGCATCGTGGAGAAGCTCATCCGCCGCCACCCCCACGTGTTCGGCGGGGCCAAGGCGGACACCCCGGAGGAGGTGAAGGGGCGCTGGGAGGCCCTGAAGGCGGAGGAAGGGAAAAGGGAAGCCCCTTGCGGCCTGCCCAAAACCCTCCCCACCCTCCTCCGGGCCTACGAGCTGCAGAAGAAGGGGGTGGAAAAGGGGAGTGAGGCGGGGTTGAGGGCCGCGCTGGAGCGGGGGGACCTGGAGGAGGCGCTTTGGCAGCTGGTAGGGCTTTTCGCCGAGCGGGGCCTGGACCCCGAGAGCGCCTTAAGAAGGCGCTCCCTCAGGGCCTGCCGGGAGGGCTAGCCCTCCCCGAGGGCTTCCGCCTGGCGGCGGTGGCCGTGCCCCTCCTGGGGGAAAGCCTCCTCTTT is a window from the Thermus thermamylovorans genome containing:
- a CDS encoding MazG family protein, which codes for MGGMERLLEVMRRLRGPGGCPWDRAQTHESLVPYLLEEASEAADALLRGNPAEMAEELGDVLLQVAFHSVIAEEEGRFTYGDVERRIVEKLIRRHPHVFGGAKADTPEEVKGRWEALKAEEGKREAPCGLPKTLPTLLRAYELQKKGVEKGSEAGLRAALERGDLEEALWQLVGLFAERGLDPESALRRRSLRACREG
- a CDS encoding YbjQ family protein; translation: MGPVEILLTTLDEVPGHRVVQVLGVVKGSAVRAKHLGKDLLAGLRTLVGGEIPEYAEMLREAREEAERRLLEEARRLGAHAVLGVRYATAGVMAGAAEILAYGTAVRLEALRERP